The proteins below are encoded in one region of Triticum aestivum cultivar Chinese Spring chromosome 1B, IWGSC CS RefSeq v2.1, whole genome shotgun sequence:
- the LOC123136094 gene encoding very-long-chain (3R)-3-hydroxyacyl-CoA dehydratase 2: MARPSRLYLLAYNSLQAIGWSVALLRLLPCLAPPVSVRPAYAAAGDLICFLQTCAVLETVHAAVGLVPTSPFLAFLQWGGRTHFILALLRQIPEVQGSLSVFITFMAWSISEVIRYSHYALTTLKVCPAWMTYLRYTAFIPLYPIGVGPGEMWTMYQALPFVKERDLYSGFFAKFSMSYHSFLVGVLLCYPLLWLKLYLHVFKQRKSKLGKAGMKKRA; this comes from the exons ATGGCCCGCCCGTCGCGGCTCTACCTCCTCGCCTACAACTCCCTGCAGGCCATCGGATG GTCCGTCGCCCTGCTCCGTCTCCTCCCCTGCCTCGCCCCTCCCGTCTCCGTCCGCCCCGCGtacgccgccgccggcgacctcatAT GCTTTCTGCAGACCTGCGCGGTTCTTGAGACCGTCCATGCCGCCGTCG GATTGGTGCCCACCTCGCCGTTTCTTGCTTTCCTGCAATGGGGAGGGAGGACTCACTTCATCCTCGCCCTTCTCCGGCAAATCCCTGAG GTTCAGGGCAGTCTCTCTGTGTTCATAACGTTTATGGCTTGGAGCATATCTGAG GTCATTCGATACTCTCACTATGCTCTGACTACGTTAAAAGTTTGTCCAGCATGGATGACTTACCTCAG GTACACTGCCTTTATCCCACTGTATCCAATTGGGGTAGGACCAGGAGAAA TGTGGACTATGTACCAAGCTCTTCCATTTGTGAAGGAGAGGGACCTCTACTCAGGCTTCTTTGCTAAGTTCTCCATGAGCTACCATTCATTTCTTGTG GGTGTGCTGCTGTGCTATCCGCTTCTGTGGCTGAAGCTGTACCTGCATGTGTTCAAGCAGCGCAAGTCCAAGCTGGGAAAAGCGGGCATGAAGAAACGGGCGTGA